Sequence from the Parvicella tangerina genome:
GAATCATCCCAGCTTTGACTGTCCTCCTTGATAACTTCTCCAGCATCATTCAAATAAATCCATTTCCTGCACCATTGAATTCCGCCATCAGGATGCTCCGAATAATTTATTTGTTTAACTGCACCATTCTCGTAGAATTTAAAATTTACAGAGATGATCTGTGCACTGTGCGAAATTGGCGATCCATAGATCAAATCTCCCTGGTTATTATAAATCTTAGCAAATCCCTGAGCACCATAACTCGGATCTTTTGTTCTGAAGATTTCCGTAGACACTTGACCATTCTCATGATAAGTTAAGGTTGTCCAGCCTTCTTTGTTTTCCTTTATTTCTTGATTTAATTGGCTGTAACCCATTAATCCAATGCAACACCCAATTATGATCAGTATTATTCTCATAACTGGATTTAGACAAGCTTTGTGCCAGGTTATTTTGCTATTTAACATAATATTAAAAGCATGTTACATCTCATACCCTGGAACCTTGTACAATCCATGAGTTTGTTTTGAAATTCTTAATAAATAAGCCAATAGGTCACTTCGAGTGTCATGACCGAACGAAATGAGCGTCATGATGTATCGAGAAGAGGCCGTGCCCCTCATTTCCATTCCCCTTAAAAACTGTCATCCCGAACGCAGTGGAGGGATCTGCAACTGTTTAGCACTCCTCCTCTCTCCCACTCGGGCTTGCCAACCGAAGCCCGCGAAGGTGGGTCGGGTCATCCGCTATATCTTCTGCTCCGCATAAGGATGCCGCTACTACCCCTCACGGAGGAATCTGCTACGCGTCAACCGAAACCTTGGTGGAGGTTGATCCCTCACGGATTTGTTTCAAACTTTGACAAAATCAGGTATTTATACGTATAGGAAATACAATGTAGGATGGGTATCTTTGAGAAGAACAAGATTATTTTAAAATGAAAATATCAGAATTCAGAATTGAAAATTTCAAAAACATCAAATTAGCCGAAGGAAAGAATCTTCCTGACTTTGTTGTTATATGTGGAGGTAATGGAAGTGGGAAAAGCTCTATTTTGGAAGCACTTCTAACGTTACGAAATTTTCTTGCAGGTCAAGTAGACAAGCATCAGAGGTTTCAGTTTGATGTAAATATGATTTCATCCAACTCCGATATGTGTACCATAGAAGCAACATTTGAATTCACGGATGAAGAAATTGGTTTTATCAATAATAAATTTGATGGTAAGTTTACTCTACCTAAATCTCATTCAGTTTGCATTGCTTTAAAAAAACCAGACGATCCTGATTTAATAATAAACCCTGATGACATAATTGACGAGCTTACTCATAAAAACAGTGAGTTCTTAGTAGGAATTGAAGGTCAAAACCTAGCCGTTTCTCACATTTTATATGACCATAAATTAGGAGTTAGTGTATTTGACTATTTCAGTGCAATCAGAGAAGTTAACAAACAGAATATAAATAACTGGCAATCCAGCTATTTACACAGAAACCAGCAGCGTCAAGTATTAATTCAAGAAAGAAACAAATTCCAAAATATAAAACAATATTTACTTGGAATCAAAATCGATGATCTCAGACGAATTCAATTAGCTCAAAAGAAAGGAGAAGATTATTCAATAGATTCATTAGAGCCTACAAGAGAGTTTTTTAAAAGGTTTTTTGCTCCAATGGAATTTATCGACATTGACATGACCAGAACCCCATTTCAATTCGTAATTTCAACACCACAAGGAAATATTGATATAGATAATCTTAGCTCTGGTGAAAAAGAAGTGCTCTTCACATATGTTCATTTTCAAAAATTCAAAACCCGTGATTCTATAATACTTTTTGATGAACCAGATGCTCATCTACACCCTGAATTAGAGCGAAACTATTTAATAGCTCTGAAGGAATTGAGTACAGGAAATCAATTCTTTTTGACAACTCATTCGCCAAATATGATGGCTCAAACTGGAAGTGATTCATTATTTACTATTATTAAACACCCAGAAGATGGAGTAAACCAATTTCAAAAAGTAACAGATAGTGAAGAAAAACACGAGTTGTTATCAGAAATTATGGGTTCTAAAGGCTTTGTTAGTCTCAATCGAAAAATAGTATTTATTGAAGGAGAGACATCTTCTATTGATATAGAAATTTTTGAAAAATTCTATCCTCCCAATGAATTTGAAATTAGTTTTATTCCTGCTGGAGATTCTTCCACTGTTCGAAATGTTGCTGACAAAGTAAATAAACTCCTAACGACAAGTATTGGATACGAAAGTTTCTACAGTATTATTGACGGAGATTACAGCAGACTTTCGGATGACCCCACAAATGGAGAAAGACTGTTTCAACTTTCAGCCTATCATATCGAAAATGTTTTACTCGATATCGTAATTATTAATCAGGTTTTAAAAGATCTTAAAGGATCAGCATATTTGCTTAGTTCACCTCATGAGTTAGAAGAAAAACTTAAAGAACTTGTATTGTGTGAAAGCCATATTAATACTTACGCAAAAGCTGCTTTGGATTTTGAAATAGCTAGATTAAACAAAGAGTTTCAGGATAAAATATTTTCTTCTCAATCTGGCGTTCAAATTGATTATTCCGTTATCAAGCCAAGTTTTGATACAATTAAAGAAAAAGTGACAGAAGAACTTAAAGTTTCATTGATGAATGATACTTGGAAGCGCAAATGTAAAGGTAGAGATTTGTTAAAGGCATTATCAAATGATCAAAAAATAAGATATCAAGACCTCAAAAATCTAATACTGGCAAAAATGAATAAAAGCAATCCACCTGCAGAGCTTAAATTAATTATGGATAAAATAATAGAATCCAATTAGTCTCAAAAAAAACAACCCCTCCGTTACCGCGCGATTGCATCGCGTGGTATTCACAACAAAAAAACAACCCCACTGATCGTCATCAGTAAGATTGTCTCGTTACACAAGCTCTTCTAGAGAGCCCTTCTAAGTTTATTAGGCGTTACCCTATTGCTTCAATACGCATCGCGTTATTGGTAGCTAGTTCATACAATTGTCCGTTGATCTCCTGAAAGAAAACGATACCAACTGCACTGATCACTGCCACAGTAGGTGGCAATACCGAAGTAAAACCCTTCCAGTATGCTCGAATTAGTCAAGATCTCGAAAGATCGTTTACCCCTCTGTCCACTACCAAACGAGTTGATCTTTTTCATCAAGCCTGTGATCTTCCCAACAATGCCGGGTCCTCCCATGCTCTTGATGATGTTTGCAAACCCTGTTCTCAGAGCTTTTCCAACTTTCGCAGATCCTCCAAACTCAGCATTGTTTTCTCGAGTACGCTTAAACGCAGGGTCTTTCGCGATTCTCTCTTTGTCAATACCACCAGTAGTTCTTACGATGTTTTTTCCGTTTTTCTCATAAAAGGTCAGTCCTCCCAACGAACCTTTTAGCTTAATAAAGCCTTTTTGCTTAGCCATAATTTCTAAGTTTTTTTATCCACCGAAGCCCTCTTTGATCACCGTAACCTTGGTGAAGGTGATAGGCGTAGGTGGAGTGTGATAGCATCAAATACCATCACTGATTAATAATTAATGAATTGTAAGTCTATTTAAACAGCATCAAACAGCTAGGATTAGGTATCTAGAATCCAAAGTCTAGCGTCAAGCGTCTAAATCTTAGAAAGGTCTCGGGAAGATTGTGTGTAACTACTTTGTTATATGCCAAACCAATGCCAAGGTTCAGCCCAAAACAGTACTAAATGAGGTAACGGTCGGATTTTTACGTAAGTGGTTGTCGCTTAACATTTATTAACGGAAATCACTTCCAAATGACTACCTTTTGAGTATTTAGGCAATATTCATTTTTAGAAAAAAGAATAGTATAAGTGCCATTCTCCAAATGACTAAGATCTAATTGGTTTCTGTCATTAAGTCTTGTATGATAAACTGTTCTACCGGTCAAATCAAATACGCTGACCAAAAATTCATTCGTTTCAATCTCTTTAAAATCTAAATTGATAACCCCCGGACTTGGATTAGGGAATACTTGAACATTAGCCAATGATTTTCTTTCGTTGATTGAACTTGAAATTTCGGAAGGGTTAGCGAAGGAAAGCCATAACACAGAAAGATTTACACTCCCATTATTATACGTATTCAAACTTTGATTCCATTGCGAAGGATCTATAATTAGACTGTCAGCATTGTCGGTAAATGTTTGGTATCTATTAGATAGGTAGATGGAAGGAGAATCAAAAACATCCATTTGTATATAATCAACCCCACTTAGTATAGATGCCAATCTACAGGAGTCATTTACAAAAAGAGTAGTATCCCATTTAATAACTACAGGATAATTTACCGCTACCATATTGATAAAAATGTCAAAATCAAATAAGCATGTTTTATCAATGATTTGCTTTTTTGATTCGTAAGCAGAATTAACATTTGTCCAGTTTGATTTTGCTTCTCCAGCCCTCACTTCAAATACACTCCCCCAACTTTGCCCTACAATATCAACCTCTCCAAACGCAACATCAATGGAATCCGTTGCATTCTGATCATACCCCAACAATAAAGTGTCTTTATTTCCCAATCCATCTTCGAAATAAAGCTCAAAAGAAAACTCTTCCTGTGCTTGGATCATCATTGGTAGAATGAAAGTTATAATAAGAAGAGATCTTATCATTGAATTATAAATTTAGTGGACTGATTGACTTCCGTAAGTTGGAACAAGTCAAAAGTAAATTAATAGTTAAAATTAAGAAATTAATCTATTTAAGTCAACCCGTACAAACACCTGTTTTATCGCACGTATATTAAGCTATCTACTCCACCTTTCCTCCATAGATACTCCATAGATACTCCATATCAAAGCCATAGATAGTTCACCTTTAGCCACTAAAAGCCACCTCATTTTTCATTTTGGTGGACTCCTAATGTCTTTTTGCCATCTTTTTGAAGAGTTTATTAAGGCTAAGTCAAAGATGTAGGGCGTGCCCCTTCGGGTCAGGCTATCCGCACTACATGGTAGTTTGCTACTATCCCTCACGTTGCTTTAAATAAGAAAAGCCCTTGCAGGCTTTACCTATTTTTCGCATCACTTATTTGGTGTGTAAGCGTTATTTCATTTCGCCTCCATCGGCTTTCATTCATAACCCTTACAAGTTGTTTTAATAAAATTTTCCCTCCTCTCCCTTATGGAATAATTAATTGATAAACCTAAGCTAAGTAACATAACGCAGGTATATTATAGCCCAATAGTAGTAATTTCCGCAATACGCCAGTATTTAACATAGAATCAGTTGTCGGGCGCATGCACGATAACGTCAGATTTTATGTTAAGGAAATTACACCCTATAATATAACACTATGTCTGCGCTACGCTTGTCCTGACCAATCCGTCAGGATAAATAGATCACACCATCCTGCGCTTTTATTCTCGTTTCTTTTGAATATTCACGTAGAATTATTCAGTTTAGAAATTCTAACGAATTCTCAGATGGCAAATCGTTTATGTCCTATAATTTGCCGTTATGTATAAATAGCCTCACATCTCTCGCTATTTGCTTAAAAATTCCCTGCATATTCCTTCGGGAAATTTTTTGCAGGAAATTTTAGGCGCAAATGCTTTAGCATTCACGAATACATATAAATAATCAATTCATTCATGAGTAAATCCAGCCTCATCTGCCAACGCCTTTATTAATTAATTATCTCATGCCCGCGCACAAAAATTTTATATGGATGGTTCGCTTTGCAGCAAAATAATGCGCTTAGCCTTAATAACTTTTGCGGCTTTCTTTCGCATTTTTTGCCGCGTATCGCTCACTGAGTTATTTATTTATGTTCATTTTTTCTTGATAAAAAACGAACCAAAAAATCAAGAAGAAAATAAGCTTCAGCCCGCTCTGTGTGTCTTATATGTAGCACAGCTACAAAGCGCTGTCGCGCTTGGCTCAAAGCCAAGGACGATTGCTCTTTGAGCCAGTCACACATTCACGCCATCGCTGGCCCGCAGTTTCTTCTGGCTCTCGCACTTTTTTATTTAACATAATAAAAGTGCTATATTCATGACATGAGAAGAAATGACATTTATCCTATAATTGGAGAATACATTAGTAA
This genomic interval carries:
- a CDS encoding AAA family ATPase; this translates as MKISEFRIENFKNIKLAEGKNLPDFVVICGGNGSGKSSILEALLTLRNFLAGQVDKHQRFQFDVNMISSNSDMCTIEATFEFTDEEIGFINNKFDGKFTLPKSHSVCIALKKPDDPDLIINPDDIIDELTHKNSEFLVGIEGQNLAVSHILYDHKLGVSVFDYFSAIREVNKQNINNWQSSYLHRNQQRQVLIQERNKFQNIKQYLLGIKIDDLRRIQLAQKKGEDYSIDSLEPTREFFKRFFAPMEFIDIDMTRTPFQFVISTPQGNIDIDNLSSGEKEVLFTYVHFQKFKTRDSIILFDEPDAHLHPELERNYLIALKELSTGNQFFLTTHSPNMMAQTGSDSLFTIIKHPEDGVNQFQKVTDSEEKHELLSEIMGSKGFVSLNRKIVFIEGETSSIDIEIFEKFYPPNEFEISFIPAGDSSTVRNVADKVNKLLTTSIGYESFYSIIDGDYSRLSDDPTNGERLFQLSAYHIENVLLDIVIINQVLKDLKGSAYLLSSPHELEEKLKELVLCESHINTYAKAALDFEIARLNKEFQDKIFSSQSGVQIDYSVIKPSFDTIKEKVTEELKVSLMNDTWKRKCKGRDLLKALSNDQKIRYQDLKNLILAKMNKSNPPAELKLIMDKIIESN
- a CDS encoding T9SS type A sorting domain-containing protein; translated protein: MIRSLLIITFILPMMIQAQEEFSFELYFEDGLGNKDTLLLGYDQNATDSIDVAFGEVDIVGQSWGSVFEVRAGEAKSNWTNVNSAYESKKQIIDKTCLFDFDIFINMVAVNYPVVIKWDTTLFVNDSCRLASILSGVDYIQMDVFDSPSIYLSNRYQTFTDNADSLIIDPSQWNQSLNTYNNGSVNLSVLWLSFANPSEISSSINERKSLANVQVFPNPSPGVINLDFKEIETNEFLVSVFDLTGRTVYHTRLNDRNQLDLSHLENGTYTILFSKNEYCLNTQKVVIWK